The Deinococcus ruber sequence CGTGCTGCGTGATCCACACTCCGGCACCGCCGTACCAAAAGCCAGCGCCTTCCTGCTGGCGCGCATGCTGATGTACAGCGTGATGGGCGGCGTGGTGCTGGTGTTCTTCGGCGGTCACCTGAACGCACCCGGCGCACACCTGCTGCTGATTCGGCGGTTGATCGGCCCGCTGATGCTGCTGGGAGCCGCGCTGCTGCTGGGCATCTGGCGACCCCGGATTCAGCTCGGCGAACGCCGCGCCGTCGCCCTCCAGCAGCTTGCCAGCACCCGCAGCGGCACCACAGGGGCCTTCCTGCTAGGGGTGGCCTTCAGCGTGTCCTTCTGCCCGACCCTCTTTTTTCTGTTTTTCGGCCTCACCATCCCGATGTCCCTCAGGGCACCCCTGGGCTTCAGCTATCCCGCGGTGTTCGCGCTTGGCATGACCGTCCCGCTGCTGGCCATCGCCACGCTCCTGCGCGGGCGCGCTCCGGGCGCGCTACATCCCCTGACGCGCCGCGCCGTCCGGCTGAACCGAATCCTGACCCCGCTGACCGGCAGCGTCTTCCTTCTCGCCGGACTGTATGACACGTTCGTGTACTGGCTGATGTAGGAGACGCATGCTGACCACTGACGCGCTGAGAATCGGATCGTTCGTGCTGGACTGGTACCGGGTGGCCTTTCTCCTGGGCGCGGTGGTGTTCTCCATCCTGGCAGGACGCCAAAGCCGCACGCTGGAACGCGCCGCCTGGTGGGTGCTGCTTGCGACCCTGATCGCGGGCCGTACCGGATACCTCTTCGCATACCGCAGCGCCCTGAACGGTCTGAGTTTCGGCAGTCTGCTGCGGGCCCTGCTCGATCTCCGAACGGGCGGCTTCGCCTGGACATGGGCGTTGCCTGCAGCCGTC is a genomic window containing:
- a CDS encoding sulfite exporter TauE/SafE family protein, which codes for MKRSLPPLPLRTEVVAGGVGAALLITLLLRWPDIYPLLRTLAGNLYAASAALSATVNAPLNTLRLQAGTSLLVPLLLGMMAVTAPCQLSTGAAALAVVLRDPHSGTAVPKASAFLLARMLMYSVMGGVVLVFFGGHLNAPGAHLLLIRRLIGPLMLLGAALLLGIWRPRIQLGERRAVALQQLASTRSGTTGAFLLGVAFSVSFCPTLFFLFFGLTIPMSLRAPLGFSYPAVFALGMTVPLLAIATLLRGRAPGALHPLTRRAVRLNRILTPLTGSVFLLAGLYDTFVYWLM